A stretch of DNA from Schizosaccharomyces osmophilus chromosome 2, complete sequence:
CATCATTAGTTTGTTTGCAAGTAAACCAAGACGAATCTCTTTGCAGTGTGttggtttatttacaaGATCTCGTTTCGTTTGCTTTAAGGACTCCTCCTTATACTCTTTCTGAGCCGGTTTCAGAAACactattaaaaaaattacgtTTGCTGGTGCTGAATAATTCGCAACAGATGTTTAGCATTTTATTTAACGGAATGGCGTTCATTTTCCCCCGTAACAACGTTTCGGATGCTTCTGCGGTTTTAATTCCTTTAATTCGTTTGATATGCATGGAGAATGCTAGTTTTTGCATTCAATACTTGTCGAGTGTACTGGATCAACTTCCACAAGACACAATTGGCCAAGAGGAGAAGCTcaagtttttggaaacattttCCCAGCATTGCGCATCTTCTGAAATGCCTCGTTTGCGTGCACACCTACAAGACTGGACGTCTATGTACCGCAGAAGGGTACTTTCACCGCGATCAAAAGGCATCGCATTGTCATCTtagcttcttttcaagaaaCGATAAAATTTACATTATTAGaaacaagcaaagaaagaaaggaaaaacaagtacTCAATAATTAATGATATGGTATGAGTGGATAGATGGATTGGTTTTTATTAACCTTATTTCCTGCTGTGGTTTGTCAAAGAAGTACATTGGACATTTTGTAAACGCATATTTCaatacaaaaacaagaaatcagaaaaaagcaagtaaattatcgttcaatttcaaagtgAAAAACGGTAcaattcatcaatttgtCAAAACgaatggtttgtttattaacgTATAGGAATATCCTTTCGCTAAATATTTGAGTCGTATCTTACGTAAGGATTTGCAGGTTCCCTCCCCAGGACAGTACCAACATACATCCACCGTGAGATAAAAATGGACCTCATAATCATTATATGAAGTCATTCGAAAACCTACCAACAACAAACAGCTAAAACCAGCAAAAGAGAAACCTTTGTGCTTTTTGAGTGAAAAGGTTCTAAATCCAACTTTTATCGACAATGAAAGTTCAAGGAAAATGTAAGTAACTAAAAATCGAGTCATAAACAAGCACTTGATTAACGTGGATACCCATGTTACGTCAGTTCTGTGTTTATGAAATTGTGTTtatgaaataaacaattaaCTAAAAATTGTAGCTGTCTCTGAGGCGAAAGCTCATGAAACAGGAATTGTTCGGAATGTAAATGCCACGAAGGAACTTCCTACTGTTTTGGACAACGAAACAAGAACCTTGTATGATCTTTTAGCAAATGCAGTCAAACGCTATGGAGACAAGCATGCTGTAGGTTATCGAGATCTAGTTAAGGAGCATGTGGAAGAGAAGATGATTACGAAGGttgtaaacaatgaaaagacAGAAATCCCAAAGAAGTGGTCGTATTTTGAGCTTTCTGACTACAAATACCTTAGCTTCAACCAATTCTATGAAAAGACCATGCGCCTTGCTGGTGGGTTGCGTAAACTTGGTTTGAAAGCAGGTGACAAGTTGGAACTTTATGCTTCTACTACCGCTTGTTGGTTCATGATGGCTCATGCCGCTATGTCTCAGTCTATGTCGATTATTACAGCTTATGAAACTTTGGGTGAGGAAGGTCTTTTGCATTCTTTACGTGAAACCGGTGTGCAGGCAATCTATACCGAAGCCAATCATTTGAAGAGCCTTGTCAATCCTTTGAAGGAAGTCAACTTACACTACATTATCTACCGTGGTGAAGCTAATCCTGAAGACATTGAAGCACTAAAGCAATCTCGCTCAGACATTAAGTTAATCTCCTATGAGGAACTTGAGTCTGCTTCGGAACCTGCTGCTCCTGAACCTCCTTCCCCTGAAGACCTTTGTTGTACTATGTATACTTCTGGTAGTACTGGCCTCCCTAAGGGTGTATTGTTGACACATAAAAACATGGTAGCTTTGGTAACAGGTGTCTGCAAGGTCATTCCAGAAGTTACTTCTCGAGACTATCTTTTGGCATATCTTCCATTGGCACACATTCTAGAGTTTGCGTTTGAAAATTTATGCTTGGCTTGGGGTGGTACCATTGGCTATGCCGGTGTTCGTACCCTGACGGATGCGAGCTGCAGAAACTGTCATGGTGATatactttctttcaaacCTACGATTATGGTGGGAGTCCCTGCAGTTTGGGAGATGGTCCGTAAGGGTATAACCAGCAAGTTGGGTGCTGCTTCCTCTGTCAAGAGGTCTGTTTTCTGGGCTGCTTACCACGCCAAGATTCGTATGATGCGCCATGGAATTCCTGGcagttctttctttgatgcCGCTGTCTTTAATAAAATCCGCAGTGCCGGTACTGGTGGTCGCTTACGTTACGTGTTGTCGGGTGGTTCAGCCTTGTCTCCCGATacaaagcaatttttgAGTGTCGTTCTTTGCCCAGTTTTGATCGGATATGGTTTGACCGAGGTTAGTGCCGCTGCAATGATCGAAACGCCTTCTACCTTCAACATTGATGACTCTGCCGGTGTCATTTTACCTTGCACGGAACTGAAATTAATTGATTGTGAAGAAGGTTCTTACTATACAAACTCCAATCCTCCTCGTGGTGAGATTTTACTTCGTGGACCTTCTTTGACACAGGGTTACTTGAATCGTAAGCAAGAAAATAAGGAGAGTTTCAGCGAGGACGGCTGGTTCATGACGGGTGATGTTGGAGAATTGACTCCTCATGGATTATTAAGAATTATCGACCGTAAAAAGAATCTTGTCAAGACCCAAAACGGTGAATATATTGCCTTGGAGAAGTTGGAATCTCGATACCGTTCGAGCTCTCTTGTTGCTAACATTTGCGTCTACGCTGACCAATCGAAGGTCAAACCTATTGCCGTTATTGTGCCTAACGAAGCCGCTGTTCACAAGTTGGCCGTGGAAAAAGCAGGCGTTGACGACAGCACCTCTTGGGAGAGTGTTTGTAAAAACAAGAAGGTGCGTCATATGGTTCTGGAAgatcttttgaaaattggACGTTCTCATCGTTTTTCCAACATTGAACTTCTTCAAAACGTCGTCCTTGTTCCTATTGAATTTACTTCAGAAAATGGTTTGGTTACAGCTGCTCAAAAGCTTCAACGTCGTAAAATCGTAGAACACTTCAGCAAGGATGTTAATGAAGCGTATGCTGAGTAAACgttgattttttgatgaGCAAATGTTATGATTATTTTCGGGACGTTGTATGGATGAACGTTAATGTTTATAATGGACAGTTTGTCAGTACAAGGTGATGAACTTTTTAAGATATTAGGCatatttatcaatttttcttcttttttgctttgtttttttaaattgaAAGCACGTATAAACCGTTCTTTTCACTAGTGAACTAGGAACCTCGTTTCTACTGTTGGTTTTTTAGATTAAgacaattgtttttgtgAAACACAAGACTATCATTTtaatatataatttatGATAGTTAAACATAAATCCTATTCGTATGAGATACGAGAAGGATTCTGTAGATGCATACCTTTGCAAGCAGCGCATTCCATGAAGCAACTTTTCGATTGTATCGTCCTTCACCATCCAGTTCGTACTTCCGGAGCACAATGCTCTAAAGGAGAGTAATTTGTCTATACCCCCATATACCGAGCTTTTTTGCGCCGCGTTAAATGCATATCGCTTTACTGTACAACTCTTTATATCAAGACAAAATTTCGAGACAACGGACTTTGTATTTTACCCATAcccttttttctctattcAAAATGAATACATCGTAAGTGAACAGAGAGTATGTGTATAAAAGACTAACATAGCGGCAGATCACTGGATTG
This window harbors:
- the lcf1 gene encoding long-chain-fatty-acid-CoA ligase Lcf1, coding for MKVQGKSVSEAKAHETGIVRNVNATKELPTVLDNETRTLYDLLANAVKRYGDKHAVGYRDLVKEHVEEKMITKVVNNEKTEIPKKWSYFELSDYKYLSFNQFYEKTMRLAGGLRKLGLKAGDKLELYASTTACWFMMAHAAMSQSMSIITAYETLGEEGLLHSLRETGVQAIYTEANHLKSLVNPLKEVNLHYIIYRGEANPEDIEALKQSRSDIKLISYEELESASEPAAPEPPSPEDLCCTMYTSGSTGLPKGVLLTHKNMVALVTGVCKVIPEVTSRDYLLAYLPLAHILEFAFENLCLAWGGTIGYAGVRTLTDASCRNCHGDILSFKPTIMVGVPAVWEMVRKGITSKLGAASSVKRSVFWAAYHAKIRMMRHGIPGSSFFDAAVFNKIRSAGTGGRLRYVLSGGSALSPDTKQFLSVVLCPVLIGYGLTEVSAAAMIETPSTFNIDDSAGVILPCTELKLIDCEEGSYYTNSNPPRGEILLRGPSLTQGYLNRKQENKESFSEDGWFMTGDVGELTPHGLLRIIDRKKNLVKTQNGEYIALEKLESRYRSSSLVANICVYADQSKVKPIAVIVPNEAAVHKLAVEKAGVDDSTSWESVCKNKKVRHMVLEDLLKIGRSHRFSNIELLQNVVLVPIEFTSENGLVTAAQKLQRRKIVEHFSKDVNEAYAE